The window GCGTGACGCTCATCATCTCGCCGTGGAACTACCCCTACCAGCTGGCGATTGCGCCGCTCATTGGGGCACTGGCCGCGGGCTGCACCGCCGTGGTGAAGCCCAGCGAGCTGTCGCCCGCGACGTCCAGGGTGCTCGCCCAGATGCTGGGCGACGCCTTTCCACCGGAGGTCGTCTCCGTGGTGGAGGGAGGTGTGGAGGCGAGCCAAGCGCTCCTCGCGGAGCGCTGGGACCTCATCTTCTTCACCGGAGGCACCAGCGTGGGCCGTGTCGTGGCCCAGGCCGCGGCGAAGCACCTCACGCCCACCGTGCTGGAGCTGGGTGGGAAGAGTCCCTGCATCATCGACCGGAGCGCGGACCTCGAAGTCACGGCGCGGCGCATCGCCTGGGGCAAGTACGTCAACGCCGGTCAGACGTGCATCGCGCCGGACTACGTGCTCATTCCCCCCGAGCTGAAGGGCCGCTTCACGGAATTGGTTCAGAAGGCCGTCCAGTCCTTCTACGGCGCCGATGCGAGCACGAGCAGCGACTACGGCCGCATCGTCAGCACCCGCCACTTCGAGCGCGTCTCCGCGCTCGCGGCGGACGGGAAGGTGGCCTTCGGCGGTGAGCGCGACGCGTCCAGCCGCTACTTCGCGCCCACCGTCATCACGGATGCGTCCCTGTCGAGCCCGCTGATGCAGGACGAAATCTTCGGGCCCTTGCTGCCCCTCGTGGACTGTCCGAGCGTCGACGACGCCATCCGCTTCGTGCGCGCCCGCCCGAAGCCGCTCGCCCTCTACAGCTTCGCGCGCGACGCGGCGGTGAACGAGCGCGTCCTGAGGGAGACGTCGAGCGGTGGAGCCGTCACCAACGACGTGTGCGTCCACTTCGCCGCCGAGGGGCTTCCCTTTGGCGGCGTGGGCGAGTCGGGGCTGGGTGGCTACCACGGCCAGTCGAGCTTCGATGCGTTCAGCCACAAGAAGAGCGTGGTGAAGCGGCCCTTCGCGCTCGACATGAAGCTGCGCTACCCGCCGTACACTGGGAAGCTGAGCCTCTTCAAACGCTTCCTGTGACGGGAGCAAAGCTCCGGGGCGCGGAGGGGCGCCAGCCTCAGCGAAGGCTGGGGCCGGCGCGCCCGCCAATCTCAGGGAGGCGCTCGTAGGCCCGCAGGAGCGCGTCCAGGTGGGCGGGGTTGTCGAGGTCGAGCGGTGAGTCCGTGAGCCGGACGACCCACCCGCCGGTCGCGGTGCGCCGCGCTCGCGAGAGCAGGTCCGCGTCGCGGGCCGGGTCCGGGAAGCCGATGGCTCGGGCGGCGGCGTCGGACCAGTAGTTCAACCACCCCAGGCGATGGGGAAGCTCCGGCGCGCGGATGTGCTCTGGGAACTTGAGCGCCGGCAGCCCCCGAGGCGGGCTCCGCGGTTTGCGCAACGGGTGGACCGTCTGCCGCGAGATCTCCACGCCCGCGCTGAACGGTGTCGCGTGGCCCCAGAATGCGCGTGCGCCCTCTGCTACCGCTTCCAGCACCTCCGGTGCCGTCGCGATGCCGACCGCGTTCGATGGCAGGGCCGCGTGCACTTCAAGATGCGGCGGGCTCCCGGCGGCAAGACCCGACGGGTTCTCCCAAGCGGTCAGGGTGACGCGATAGCCATCATCTCCGTTGCGGAGCAGCGGAAACCCTCCGTCCCGCCTTTCCTGGACGACCCACGCATCGCGCTCCGGCAGTGGAATGCGCTGCCCCTCGTCAGAAATCGTCCATCCCAGGCGCAAGCCAGGGAACGCACGCTCCATTCC of the Pyxidicoccus trucidator genome contains:
- a CDS encoding DUF5953 family protein, which gives rise to MPATQDDLGLAVYAPALVGDDGRPLAIVHGMERAFPGLRLGWTISDEGQRIPLPERDAWVVQERRDGGFPLLRNGDDGYRVTLTAWENPSGLAAGSPPHLEVHAALPSNAVGIATAPEVLEAVAEGARAFWGHATPFSAGVEISRQTVHPLRKPRSPPRGLPALKFPEHIRAPELPHRLGWLNYWSDAAARAIGFPDPARDADLLSRARRTATGGWVVRLTDSPLDLDNPAHLDALLRAYERLPEIGGRAGPSLR
- a CDS encoding aldehyde dehydrogenase family protein; amino-acid sequence: MARSPSHLASEPHSLDAKALVESQRAWFETRVTLPLEWRREQLHALDRAARKYEAEILAALKSDLSKSPEEAYLTEVGSIYGELKGALKNVKAWMKPRKGSAPLVIQPARAYQYVEPLGVTLIISPWNYPYQLAIAPLIGALAAGCTAVVKPSELSPATSRVLAQMLGDAFPPEVVSVVEGGVEASQALLAERWDLIFFTGGTSVGRVVAQAAAKHLTPTVLELGGKSPCIIDRSADLEVTARRIAWGKYVNAGQTCIAPDYVLIPPELKGRFTELVQKAVQSFYGADASTSSDYGRIVSTRHFERVSALAADGKVAFGGERDASSRYFAPTVITDASLSSPLMQDEIFGPLLPLVDCPSVDDAIRFVRARPKPLALYSFARDAAVNERVLRETSSGGAVTNDVCVHFAAEGLPFGGVGESGLGGYHGQSSFDAFSHKKSVVKRPFALDMKLRYPPYTGKLSLFKRFL